Within Massilia endophytica, the genomic segment CCAGGCGGCCATGGCCAGGAAGCCAAGGCCCAGCACCCAGCGCAGCACGTCGGGTCCGAGCAGGGAAGTGATCCAGGCGCCGACCGCCGCCGCAAAAGCGTGATTGGCAATAGTGGCAACAAAAATACCGGCAACAATGGGAAGAGGGCGGCGGAATTGAGCGGCCAGCACAAAGGCCAGCAGCTGCGTCTTGTCGCCGATTTCGGCCAGCGCAACGATGCCGGTCGAAACAAAGAATGCATCCATGGGTTTGAAAGGGAGGGCCGGAAGGTTAACCAGTGATCCACAGGCGGCTCCGGCCCAATAGCGGCCGCCCAGGGATCAATGGTCTCGCCAAGCCTGTCGGCCAGCTGCGCCACGGCCTGCGGGCCGATGATGTTGACACAGCTACTTCCGGGGACGGAAGGCGGCTACTCCCCAAAGAACAGCCGCATCATAGCATGGCGGCGCAGATTCTGCCCGGCGTGCGCCCACTATGCTATGCTCCACCGCGCCCGCCACGAGCGGGCGTTCCCACGACCGAATATCAGAGAGCCCATGCGAACAACCTTCACTTTGCGGCGCTTCGCCGCCACGCTGGCACTGGTCGGGATGGCCCTCAGCGCCCACGCGCAGGACCCCCTGAGCTATGCCCGCTACGACCAGGTGCGCACCACCGACCTGCACCTCGACCTGAAGGCGGATTTCGCCAGCAAGACTCTCTCCGGCTACGCCGAACTGACCCTGACCTGGATCGACAAGTCGGCCCGCAACCTGGTGCTCGACACGCGCCAGCTCAGCATCTCCCGCGTGCAGGTCCTGAAGGACGGCCGCTGGCGTCCCGCTTCCTACATGCTGGACAAGTTCGACGCGAAGAAGGGCCAGGCCCTTCGCATCGCCCTTCCGGGCCAGCCCGAAAAGGTCCGCATCTATTACCGCACCGCCCCCACCGCCAGCGCGCTGCAATGGATGACGCCCGCCCAGACCCTGTCCGGCAAGCGCCCCTTCATGTTCAGCCAGTCCGAGACCATCAACGCCCGGTCCTGGGCGCCGGTGCAGGACACGCCCGCCGTGCGCTTCACCTACAGCGCCCGCGTGAGCGCGCCTTCCGGCATGCGCGTTGTGATGAGCGCCGAGAACGACCAGAACGGACCGGGCAAGGACGGCTGGACCTTCCGCATGCCGCAGCCCATTCCATCTTACCTGCTGGCGATTGCCATCGGCGAGATCGGCGTGCGCAATATCGGCCCGCGCTCCGCCGTCTACGCCGAGCCGAAGCGCCTGGACGCCGCCGCCTTCGAGCTGGCGGATACGGAAAAGATGATCGCCGCCGCCGAGGCCCTGTACGGTCCATATCGCTGGGGGCGCTACGACATGATCGTGCTGCCGCCTTCCTTCCCCATCGGCGGCATGGAAAACCCGCGCCTGACCTTCCTCACGCCGACCATGATCGCGGGAGACCGCAGCCTGAACGACCTGATTGCGCATGAACTGGCGCATTCCTGGTCCGGCAACCTCGTGACCAACGCGTCGTGGAAGCACTGGTGGCTGAACGAAGGCTTCACCACCTATGTCACCACGCGCATCCTGGAAGTCCTGTACGGCACGGAAGTGGCGGATATGAACCTGCAGGTGGAACAGGAGGAAGCCCTCGCCTCGCTGAAGGAGATCCCCGCCGCGAAGCAGGCCCTCGTTCCGCGCGAGCCGGACGTGAACCCGGACAGCTATACGGACGAAGGCCTGGCCTATCCGAAAGGCGCCTGGTTCCTGCGCACGCTGGAGCAGCGCGCCGGCCGCGAAGCCTTCGATCCCTTCCTGCGCGCCTGGTTCGACCAGCACGCCTTCCAGTCCGCCACCACCGAGCAGTTCGTGGCCTTCCTGCGCGCCAACCTGCTGTCGAAGCATCCGGACATCATGCCGGAAGCGGAGCTGGATGAATGGCTGCACGGCCCGGGCATCCCGGCAACGGCCAGGCGCGTGGTCTCCAGCCGCTTCGCGGCAGTGGACGGTCAGCGTGACGCCTGGCTGAAAGGCGAAGTGCAGACGGCCGACCTGAGCGCCCGCGGCTGGAGCGCTGCGGAATGGATGCACTTCCTGAACGATATCGACAGGAAGGCCAGCACAGCCCAGCTCAAGGAGCTGGACGACACCTTCAGTCTGCGCCGCAGCAGCAACAACGAGATCGCCTTCCGCTTCTACCTCGCTTCCGTGCATGCGGGCTACCGGGTGCGCGACGAGCTCAATGCCTTCCTGCTCAGCGTTGGGCGCCAGAAGTTCGTGGTGCCGCTCTACACGGCGCTGCTGCAGAATCCAAACGAGGCGGCGTGGGCGCGCTCAGTGTATGCGAAGGCCCGTCCCCGCTACCACCCCGAGACACAGAGCTCGGTAGACAAGCAGATGAAAAAGTAAAACGATGGAGACCAAGATCATGTACCTGAAAAAGCCTCTCGCAGCGATGCTGCTGTTTGCCTTCGCCGCCGTGGGCGCGCCAGCGATGGCCGCCCCGGAAGGCGCTGCCGCCGCCTCCGCTGTCACGGCGCCGGCCTTCGACCTCGACGCCGACGTCAACAAGGTGCTCAAGACCTTCGACGTGCCCGGCATCGCCATTGCCATCGTCAAGGACGGCAAGGTCGTGGCCACCAAAGGCTACGGCGTGCGCAAGCTGGGCGAGGCGGCTCCCGTCACCGGCAAGACCCTGTTCGAAATCGCCTCGAACTCCAAGGCATTCACCGCAGCCGCCCTGGCCATGCTGGTGGACGAAGGCAAGCTGAATTGGGATGACCCGGTCAACAAGCACCTGCCGGGCTTCCAGATGGCGGATGCCTACGTCACCAATTCCATGACCGTGCGCGACCTGCTGACCCACCGCAGCGGCCTGGGCCTGGGCGCGGGCGACCTGCTGTGGTGGCCCACCACCACCTTCAGCACGGACGAAATCATCGACCGCCTGCGCTACGTGAAGCTGGCCACCAGCTTCCGCAACAGCTACGCCTACGACAACCTGCTCTACATCGTGGCCGGGAAGATCATCGCCCAGAAGGACGGCAAGACCTGGGAAGAGTCCATGCGCTCCCGCATCCTGGATCCGCTGGGCATGAGCGGCACCACCACCAGCGTGGCCGACATGCTGAAGGCGGCGGACTTCTCCGCCCCGCACAGCCGCATCAACGACAAGATCTCCGTCGTGAAGCCCATGCCCGTGGCGAATGCCGTGGGCGCGGTGGGCATCAACACCAATGCGGAAGACATCGCGAAGTGGATGATCGCCCTGCTCAACGAGGGCAAGCTGGAAAACGGCAAGCGCCTGTTCAGCGAAGCGCAGAGCCGCGAGATGTGGACGGCGCAGACGCCGATGAAAGTGCCGAATCCGAAAGGCGTGCTGGCGGCCACGCGGCCCAACTTCAACGCCTATGGCCTGGGCTTCAACCTGCGGGATTACCGCGGCCGCAAGCTCGTGATGCACGGCGGCGCGCTGCAGGGCTTCTACTCGCGCGTGCTGATGGTGCCGGAGGAGAAGCTGGGCGTCGCCATCTTCACCAACGCCGAAAACAGCGGCTCGATGAACGCCCTGCAATGGCGCATCCTCGACCACTATATGGGCGCCGCGCCGACGGACTGGATCAAGGCCGTGGCGGACCAGGAAGCGGAGATGCACAAGAAGGAGCTGGAAAAGCAGGGCAAGGCGGTGGCCGCACGCGCGGCCAAGTCCCAGCCATCGCTGCCGCTGGCCTCCTATGAAGGCGACTACAACGACGCCTGGTACGGCAAGGTAAGCATCAAGCGCGAGGGCAAGAAGCAGGTCATGGTCTTCACCCGCACGCCGGACCTGGTGGGGGAACTGGAACACTTCCAGCACGACACCTTCATCGTGCGCTGGAAGGAGCGCAACTTCAATGCCGACGCCTACGTGACCTTCTCGCTGAACCCGGACGGCAGCATCGAGCGCATGAAAATGGCCCCGATTTCCTCCGAAACCGATTTCAGCTACGACTTCGCGGACCTGGCCTTCACCCCGGTGAAAGGCAAGTAAACCTGTAACAGTGAGTTTCAGAGAGAATGTTCAATGTGCAATTGCAGCATAATGGCGTCCGTTGTCAAAAATATCGGATTCCCTGAATGACTGAGCTGCTCCTGTCCATTGCCGCTGTCTGCGGTTCTCTCGCTCTCGGCGTGCTGGCCTTCGCGGCTTTCATGAGCCGCCTCCAGACGCGGGACTGAAAAAAAGGCCGGGATTCATTCCCGGCCTTTTGCTTCTTACTTCGGTTTTACGAACTTCAGCGTCATGCGGTCGCTTTCGCCGATCGCCTGGTACTTGGCGCGGTCGGTATCCTTGTTCGTGTAGGTCGGCGGCAGCGCCCACACGCCTCCCTTGTGATCCGCCGTATCCTTCGGGTTGGCGTTCACCTCCGACTTGCCGGCCAGTTTGAAACCCACGCTCTCCGCCAGCTTCACCACGTAAGCCTCGTGCACATAGCCCGAATCCGGCTCCGCTGGGCGCGAGGCGGGCAGGCGGTGCTCCACCACCCCGAACACGCCGCCCGGCTTCAGCGAGTCGTACACGCTGGCAAAGAGCTTCTTCATGTTCGCTTCGCCGGTCTCGGTCCAGTTATGGATGTTGCGGAAGGTGAGCACCATGTCTGCGCTGCCGCGCGGCGCGTAGCTGTAGACGCCTGCCGCGGGTTCGAAGGCGCCCAGCTGCACCTTGGAAAAGGCGGGGTTGGCGTCGAGCTTCTGCTGGAAACGTACCGCGCCGCGGCGCACGTTCTCGTTGCTCGAACCCGGCGTATTCCCGGCAGCAATCAGCTTGCCCTGCTCCTTCAGGTAGGGGCCCAGGATCTCCGTATACCAGCCGCCGCCCGGCGACAGCTCCACCACCGTCATATTGGGGCGGATGCCGAAGAAAGTCAGGGTCTCGTAGGGGTGGCGGTACACGTCGCGCTTCACGTTCTCCGGTGTGCGCTGGCTGCCTGCGATGGCTGCCTTCAGCGCCTCGTCGGCCAGGGCCGCGCCGGAAAAACTGCAGGCCAGCAGGGCGGCCGCAAAGACTCGTTTCATGCTCTTCTCCATGTGATGTGGGGGAATGCCGCCCCGATGATGGTGTAACTCACGGTTGCGGTCAAGTGTCCGCACCGGACACCGTGCGGACACTTTGCGGACAGGCGGACAGCCATGTCCGCCCCGGCGTCCAGCGCTGGCGGGCTTGCTTTCTCTTGCGTTTGTGGCACATTAATTGCGTTAGTCGGCACGCTGCTCAGGTACTTACATCACCCCTGGAGATAATATGGAACGACGCGCATTTCTCAATTTCGGCGGTCTTGCCCTCGGCGGCCTGCTGCTCCCCCCATTCGGCCGCGCCATCGCCGCCGAGGAACTGCTCAAGCCCGCCGACGTGAGATTCAAGAAGATGCTGGCCGATACCGCCATGGGCGCCGCCACGCAGGCTGGCGCCAGCTACTGCGACGTGCGCATCGGGCGCTACCTGAACCAGTTCATCACCACGCGCGACCTGAACGTGGAGAATGTCACCAATACCGAGTCGGCGGGCGTGGGCGTGCGCGTGATCGCCAACGGCGCTTACGGCTTCGCGGCCACCAACGACATGTCGCCGGACGGCGTGGCTGGCGCCGCGCGCCAGGCGGTCGCCATCGCCAAGGCGAATGCCAAGCTGCAGTCCGAAACCGTGCAGCTCGCACCAACGCCGGGCGTCGGCGAAGTATCCTGGAACACGCCATACACCAAGGACTGGCGCACGGTGCCTATCAAGGAAAAAGCCGAGATGCTCATCGCGGGCAACAAGGCTGGCATGGAAGGCGGCGCCTCCTTCATGCAGTCGCTGCTCTTCCAGGTGAACCAGCAGAAGTACTTCGCCTCGACGGACGGCTCCTATATCGACCAGGACCTGCACCGCCTCTGGATGCCTTTCGTGGCCACGGCTGTGGACAAGGCGAGCGGCAAGTTCCGCTCGCGGAACGGCCTGTCCACGCCGGTGGGCATGGGCTACGAATACCTGGACGGCCGCAAGGAGGACAAGCTGAAAGCGGCGGGCGGCGTCACCACCCTGTACCGCAAGTCCTACGACCTGATCGAAGATGCGCGCGCCGCAGGCAAGCAGGCCAAGGCCAAGCTCACCGCCAAATCCGTGGAGCCGGGCAAATACGACCTGGTGCTCAGCCCCGAACATATGTGGCTCACCATCCATGAATCCGTGGGCCACCCCACGGAGCTGGACCGCGTTCTCGGCTACGAGGCCAATTACGCGGGCACCAGCTTCGTTACCCTGGACAAGTGGCAGAGCAAGAAGTTCAAGTACGGCTCGGACCTCGTGAACATCGTCGCGGACAAGACCGAACCGGGCTCCCTGGGCGCCGTGGGCTACGACGACGAAGGCGTGAAGTGCAAGCGCTGGGACATCATCAAGGACGGCGTTCTGGTGAATTACCAGGCCACCCGCGACCAGGCGCACATCATCGGCGAGAAGGAATCGCACGGCTGCTCGTACGCGGACAGCTGGAGCAGCGTGCAGTTCCAGCGCATGCCCAATGTCTCCCTCAAGCCCGGTGCGAAGAAGCTCACGCCGGACGAAATGATCAAGGACGTGAAGAAGGGCATCTACATCGTGGGCGACGGCTCGTTCTCCATCGACCAGCAGCGCTACAACTTCCAGTTCGGCGGCCAGCTGTTCTACGAGATCAAGGACGGCAAGATCACCCGCCAGCTGGAAGACGTGGCCTACCAGGCCAACACCCAGGAGTTCTGGAACGCCTGCTCCGCCATGTGCGACGAGCGCGACTGGCGCATGGGAGGCTCCTTCTTCGACGGCAAGGGGCAGCCATCGCAGGTGAGTGTCGTGTCGCACGGCTCGAGCACCACGCGCTTCAACGGCATCAATGTGATCAACACCGCACGCAAGATCGGCTGAGGGGAGGAACGATGAAGATTCTGAATCAGGACGAGACCCGCCGCATCAGCGACAAGGTGCTGTCGCTCTGCAAGGCCGACGAATGCGTGGTGACGATCAACGGCGCCCGCACCGGCAATGTGCGCTATGCGCGCAATGCCGTATCCACGGCGGGCCTGGTGGAGGATACGCAGCTGAGCGTCTCCGTCGCCTTCGGCAAGAAGCAGGGCACGGCGAGCATCAACGAATTCGACGACAAGTCGCTGGAAAAGGTGGTGCGCCGCGCCGAAGACCTGGCCCGCCTGGCGCCGGAGAATCCGGAATTCATGCCCACGCCGGACAAGCAGGCCTTCCGCGCATCGAGCACCTTCAGCGAGAAGACGGCCGCCATCGATCCCGAGTACCGCGCCCAGGTGGCGGCCTACAGCATCGAGCAGAGCCGCAAGAACAAGCTGGTGGCGGCAGGCTTCTTCACCGACCGCACCTCCTTCGAGACCGTGGCCAACTCGCGCGGCGTGTTTGGCTACCAGCAGCAGACCGGCGTGGACTTCACCTGCACCGTTCGCACCGAGGACGGACGCGGCTCCGGATGGGTGAGGCGCGACGCCAACGACGTCGCCCGCTTCGACCCGCGCGCCGCTTCCGATATCGCCATCGAGAAGGCCTTGCGCTCCGTCGATGCCAAGGCGCTGGAGCCGGGCCGCTACACCGTGATCCTGGAGCCCGCCGCATCGTCGGACCTCATGGCCTACATGTTCTTCGACTTCGACGCGCGCAGCGCGGACGAGGGGCGCAGCTTCCTTTCCAAGAAGGGCGGCAAGAACCGCCTGGGCGACAAGCTGTTCGACGAGCAGGTGAACATCTGGGCCGACCCCTGGGACAAGGATGTGCCGGTGCTGCCGTGGGACAGCCAGAACCTGCTGGCGCGCGAACGCATGGACCTCATCAAGGACGGCAAGGTCGCCAACATGAACTACTCGCAGTACTGGGCGAAGAAGCAGGGCAAGCGCGCCGTCGGCCAGCCGGGCAACATCATCATGGCGGGCGGCAGCAAGTCCACCGAGGAGCTGATCGCCGGGACCAAGAAGGGCATTCTCGTCACGCGCACCTGGTATATCCGCATGGTGGACCCGCAGTCCGTGCTGCTCACCGGCCTCACGCGCGACGGCACCTTCTACATCGAGAACGGCAAGATCAAGCATCCGATCAAGAACTTCCGCTTCAACGAAAGCCCCGTGACGATGCTGAACAACATCGATGAACTGGGCCGTCCGGAAGTGCTGTCGGGAGATGAAAGCCCCTTCCAGATGCTGATTCCCTCGATCAGGGTGCGGGACTTCAACTTCACTTCGCTGTCCGACGCGGTTTAACA encodes:
- a CDS encoding M1 family metallopeptidase encodes the protein MRTTFTLRRFAATLALVGMALSAHAQDPLSYARYDQVRTTDLHLDLKADFASKTLSGYAELTLTWIDKSARNLVLDTRQLSISRVQVLKDGRWRPASYMLDKFDAKKGQALRIALPGQPEKVRIYYRTAPTASALQWMTPAQTLSGKRPFMFSQSETINARSWAPVQDTPAVRFTYSARVSAPSGMRVVMSAENDQNGPGKDGWTFRMPQPIPSYLLAIAIGEIGVRNIGPRSAVYAEPKRLDAAAFELADTEKMIAAAEALYGPYRWGRYDMIVLPPSFPIGGMENPRLTFLTPTMIAGDRSLNDLIAHELAHSWSGNLVTNASWKHWWLNEGFTTYVTTRILEVLYGTEVADMNLQVEQEEALASLKEIPAAKQALVPREPDVNPDSYTDEGLAYPKGAWFLRTLEQRAGREAFDPFLRAWFDQHAFQSATTEQFVAFLRANLLSKHPDIMPEAELDEWLHGPGIPATARRVVSSRFAAVDGQRDAWLKGEVQTADLSARGWSAAEWMHFLNDIDRKASTAQLKELDDTFSLRRSSNNEIAFRFYLASVHAGYRVRDELNAFLLSVGRQKFVVPLYTALLQNPNEAAWARSVYAKARPRYHPETQSSVDKQMKK
- a CDS encoding serine hydrolase, with the protein product MYLKKPLAAMLLFAFAAVGAPAMAAPEGAAAASAVTAPAFDLDADVNKVLKTFDVPGIAIAIVKDGKVVATKGYGVRKLGEAAPVTGKTLFEIASNSKAFTAAALAMLVDEGKLNWDDPVNKHLPGFQMADAYVTNSMTVRDLLTHRSGLGLGAGDLLWWPTTTFSTDEIIDRLRYVKLATSFRNSYAYDNLLYIVAGKIIAQKDGKTWEESMRSRILDPLGMSGTTTSVADMLKAADFSAPHSRINDKISVVKPMPVANAVGAVGINTNAEDIAKWMIALLNEGKLENGKRLFSEAQSREMWTAQTPMKVPNPKGVLAATRPNFNAYGLGFNLRDYRGRKLVMHGGALQGFYSRVLMVPEEKLGVAIFTNAENSGSMNALQWRILDHYMGAAPTDWIKAVADQEAEMHKKELEKQGKAVAARAAKSQPSLPLASYEGDYNDAWYGKVSIKREGKKQVMVFTRTPDLVGELEHFQHDTFIVRWKERNFNADAYVTFSLNPDGSIERMKMAPISSETDFSYDFADLAFTPVKGK
- a CDS encoding class I SAM-dependent methyltransferase, whose translation is MKRVFAAALLACSFSGAALADEALKAAIAGSQRTPENVKRDVYRHPYETLTFFGIRPNMTVVELSPGGGWYTEILGPYLKEQGKLIAAGNTPGSSNENVRRGAVRFQQKLDANPAFSKVQLGAFEPAAGVYSYAPRGSADMVLTFRNIHNWTETGEANMKKLFASVYDSLKPGGVFGVVEHRLPASRPAEPDSGYVHEAYVVKLAESVGFKLAGKSEVNANPKDTADHKGGVWALPPTYTNKDTDRAKYQAIGESDRMTLKFVKPK
- a CDS encoding TldD/PmbA family protein, whose translation is MERRAFLNFGGLALGGLLLPPFGRAIAAEELLKPADVRFKKMLADTAMGAATQAGASYCDVRIGRYLNQFITTRDLNVENVTNTESAGVGVRVIANGAYGFAATNDMSPDGVAGAARQAVAIAKANAKLQSETVQLAPTPGVGEVSWNTPYTKDWRTVPIKEKAEMLIAGNKAGMEGGASFMQSLLFQVNQQKYFASTDGSYIDQDLHRLWMPFVATAVDKASGKFRSRNGLSTPVGMGYEYLDGRKEDKLKAAGGVTTLYRKSYDLIEDARAAGKQAKAKLTAKSVEPGKYDLVLSPEHMWLTIHESVGHPTELDRVLGYEANYAGTSFVTLDKWQSKKFKYGSDLVNIVADKTEPGSLGAVGYDDEGVKCKRWDIIKDGVLVNYQATRDQAHIIGEKESHGCSYADSWSSVQFQRMPNVSLKPGAKKLTPDEMIKDVKKGIYIVGDGSFSIDQQRYNFQFGGQLFYEIKDGKITRQLEDVAYQANTQEFWNACSAMCDERDWRMGGSFFDGKGQPSQVSVVSHGSSTTRFNGINVINTARKIG
- a CDS encoding TldD/PmbA family protein; translation: MKILNQDETRRISDKVLSLCKADECVVTINGARTGNVRYARNAVSTAGLVEDTQLSVSVAFGKKQGTASINEFDDKSLEKVVRRAEDLARLAPENPEFMPTPDKQAFRASSTFSEKTAAIDPEYRAQVAAYSIEQSRKNKLVAAGFFTDRTSFETVANSRGVFGYQQQTGVDFTCTVRTEDGRGSGWVRRDANDVARFDPRAASDIAIEKALRSVDAKALEPGRYTVILEPAASSDLMAYMFFDFDARSADEGRSFLSKKGGKNRLGDKLFDEQVNIWADPWDKDVPVLPWDSQNLLARERMDLIKDGKVANMNYSQYWAKKQGKRAVGQPGNIIMAGGSKSTEELIAGTKKGILVTRTWYIRMVDPQSVLLTGLTRDGTFYIENGKIKHPIKNFRFNESPVTMLNNIDELGRPEVLSGDESPFQMLIPSIRVRDFNFTSLSDAV